The following coding sequences are from one Bifidobacterium sp. window:
- a CDS encoding zinc-dependent metalloprotease, translating to MDDNAIHQWLIECFGPVQGEAAWQQFSQLPESLRDQIRAQGEQGLPKPAEVQSLIQAFTAGGLNTAGDVQRTVEAGPINIRLAKSIASKRITEEGAQTSVEALEGVKVRSTLSESSLWLDSVCNFDPVQGETQLLTREGWLDGTIDAWAQFAAPVASSMNDALAAVFQERLGGSLDGEVSGMFAGPVPIPIPDDLKDPSTLMKLLGNTSFSMQLGQAAGSLSSEVLGSFDQGIALLKSSAGALIPQNISAYAQSLEIDVAEVTAFAALHEQAHARLFSSVPWLMPRFEALIGKYARGISIDLDAMEEQLREANEMNPESIAGAVNLTNVGVNDTPEQRSALESLENLLALVDGWVDCVVWRAGMAHLPHIEQLREMTRRQRAAGGPAELTFESLLGLQLRPRRLREASEIWESITSTEGQDSRDRHWSHPDMLPLLQDDSDADSVIEAPTNSTSPKQQGSNHSGVDWDAELSKLLQEDNQSTDGSSTNGQDSSEQDSFGQETGKQGSANGSTSGVTPSEQANDDDNHSSDKGSDDSNPNEPSGDGSTH from the coding sequence ATGGACGATAATGCAATCCACCAATGGTTGATCGAATGCTTCGGCCCAGTTCAGGGCGAAGCAGCATGGCAACAGTTTTCTCAGCTGCCAGAGTCACTGCGCGATCAAATTCGCGCACAGGGGGAACAAGGTCTGCCTAAACCCGCAGAAGTACAGTCACTGATACAAGCTTTTACAGCAGGCGGACTCAACACTGCTGGCGACGTGCAACGTACTGTCGAAGCAGGACCTATCAATATACGTCTTGCAAAGTCCATCGCATCCAAACGCATCACCGAGGAAGGCGCCCAAACATCCGTAGAAGCCTTGGAAGGCGTAAAAGTCCGTTCAACGCTGAGTGAAAGTAGCCTCTGGCTAGATTCTGTGTGCAACTTTGACCCTGTACAAGGGGAAACCCAATTACTTACTCGAGAAGGCTGGTTAGACGGAACCATCGATGCTTGGGCACAATTCGCAGCACCAGTTGCTAGTTCAATGAATGACGCTTTGGCAGCCGTATTCCAAGAACGCCTCGGAGGTTCTCTCGACGGCGAAGTGTCCGGAATGTTTGCAGGCCCCGTGCCTATCCCCATTCCTGATGATCTTAAAGATCCATCCACACTAATGAAACTGCTTGGTAATACTTCGTTTTCCATGCAACTCGGTCAGGCCGCAGGAAGCCTTTCTAGTGAGGTACTCGGCAGCTTCGATCAGGGTATTGCACTGCTCAAATCCTCTGCAGGAGCGCTAATTCCACAGAATATTAGCGCTTATGCGCAATCCTTAGAAATTGATGTTGCAGAAGTTACAGCATTTGCTGCTTTGCATGAACAGGCTCATGCCAGACTCTTCTCGTCTGTCCCTTGGCTGATGCCACGTTTTGAGGCACTCATCGGCAAATACGCTCGTGGAATTTCCATAGACCTCGACGCTATGGAAGAGCAACTGCGCGAGGCCAACGAGATGAACCCTGAATCCATCGCTGGTGCTGTGAATCTCACCAATGTTGGCGTAAACGACACACCTGAGCAGCGATCCGCCTTGGAAAGTTTAGAAAATCTCCTCGCCTTAGTAGATGGCTGGGTCGACTGCGTCGTCTGGCGTGCGGGTATGGCGCACCTGCCACATATCGAACAACTTCGAGAGATGACTAGGCGTCAACGTGCAGCAGGAGGACCAGCAGAATTGACTTTTGAGTCGCTACTCGGATTGCAACTGCGCCCGCGTCGTCTACGCGAAGCTTCAGAAATCTGGGAGAGTATTACCTCCACAGAAGGTCAAGATTCACGCGACAGACACTGGTCTCACCCAGATATGCTGCCTTTGCTTCAAGATGATAGCGACGCTGATAGTGTGATTGAAGCTCCTACAAACTCAACAAGTCCCAAACAACAGGGATCTAACCACAGCGGTGTCGATTGGGATGCAGAATTAAGCAAACTATTACAAGAAGATAATCAGTCGACCGACGGCAGTTCCACTAATGGTCAGGACTCATCTGAACAGGACTCATTCGGTCAAGAGACAGGCAAACAAGGTAGCGCAAACGGCTCTACGAGTGGCGTAACACCATCAGAGCAGGCCAATGACGATGATAATCATTCAAGTGATAAAGGATCAGATGATTCTAACCCCAACGAACCATCTGGTGATGGAAGCACTCATTAA
- a CDS encoding ATP-dependent helicase, which produces MVGVSTQSDDIFADLDASQREAALVTQGPVRIIAGAGAGKTRTITHRIAYACKLGQWNPDKTVAVTFSVKAADEMQLRLQQLGASSTITTSTFHSLALKQLRGIWHELCDTAFPRLVEKPGALTFRAMKRVLRTVDIEDSQVRDVMAEIAWMKVSLIDPSDYSRVCAAIHREPPANIDPDRMSQIMTMFEEEKTARNQIDFNDMLLIDCHVLQTPGELASSIRSTIGHLTVDEYQDLSPLQHRLLQLWLGENKNICVVGDPAQTVYSFAGATSYYLKNFDQEFGPLTADLTLNTDYRSTPQIIRYANKLLQGSQEREDYIKLDAVKQAGKRVETTVYADDIAEARGVARRIAKLVQHGVAMKDCAVLTRVNSQQAVICKALHEEGIRYRVRTESGWHNASLASSTEARKALMESLEQHEDQGVATVSTIHAAKGLEFSHVWIVGCSEGLIPFSSPQVGEALEEERRLFYVGVTRAEDSLHLSFSQGSASSSMATRQASRFLLRG; this is translated from the coding sequence ATGGTGGGTGTGAGTACCCAATCTGACGATATTTTTGCTGATCTTGACGCATCGCAACGCGAAGCAGCGTTGGTGACCCAAGGTCCTGTGCGCATCATTGCAGGTGCGGGAGCAGGAAAAACCAGAACCATAACTCACCGAATTGCTTATGCATGCAAGCTGGGCCAATGGAATCCTGACAAGACCGTGGCAGTTACGTTTTCCGTTAAGGCTGCAGATGAGATGCAGTTGCGATTGCAACAATTAGGCGCCTCGTCAACGATTACTACCTCGACATTTCACTCTCTAGCGTTGAAGCAGCTTCGTGGCATTTGGCATGAACTCTGCGATACAGCTTTTCCTCGTCTGGTGGAGAAGCCAGGCGCTCTGACGTTTAGAGCGATGAAGCGAGTGTTGAGAACTGTAGATATCGAGGATTCTCAAGTACGTGATGTGATGGCAGAAATTGCTTGGATGAAAGTTTCGCTTATCGATCCAAGTGATTATTCGCGAGTTTGTGCTGCCATTCACCGTGAGCCACCCGCAAATATTGATCCAGATCGTATGTCTCAGATTATGACCATGTTTGAGGAAGAAAAAACTGCGCGAAATCAGATTGATTTCAATGACATGTTGCTCATTGATTGTCATGTGTTGCAGACACCTGGGGAACTGGCCAGTTCGATTCGTTCAACAATCGGGCATCTGACTGTTGATGAATACCAGGATCTCTCTCCTTTGCAGCACCGTTTGTTGCAACTGTGGCTTGGAGAGAACAAGAATATTTGCGTGGTGGGTGATCCTGCTCAGACTGTTTATTCTTTTGCTGGTGCAACGAGTTATTATCTCAAGAATTTTGATCAGGAATTTGGCCCCTTGACGGCAGACCTTACGCTTAATACAGATTATCGATCCACGCCGCAAATAATTCGTTATGCCAACAAGCTGCTGCAAGGTTCCCAAGAGCGAGAAGATTACATCAAGCTTGATGCGGTGAAGCAGGCGGGGAAGCGCGTAGAAACCACTGTTTATGCTGACGATATTGCTGAGGCAAGGGGAGTGGCAAGACGAATTGCCAAACTTGTTCAACATGGCGTTGCTATGAAGGATTGTGCGGTACTAACCAGAGTTAATTCTCAACAAGCTGTGATTTGTAAGGCATTACACGAGGAAGGTATCAGATATCGTGTGCGCACGGAATCAGGTTGGCATAATGCTTCACTAGCTTCCTCAACAGAGGCTCGTAAAGCTCTGATGGAATCGTTGGAGCAGCATGAAGATCAGGGTGTGGCAACTGTTTCAACCATTCATGCTGCCAAAGGACTTGAATTTTCGCATGTGTGGATAGTTGGATGCTCTGAAGGTTTAATCCCATTCTCTTCTCCACAGGTGGGTGAAGCACTGGAAGAAGAACGCCGATTATTTTACGTTGGCGTGACGAGAGCTGAGGATAGTTTGCACCTGTCCTTCTCACAAGGTTCTGCTTCATCGAGCATGGCTACGCGTCAAGCTAGCAGATTCTTGCTGCGTGGTTAA
- a CDS encoding YlbL family protein, whose product MADLHVKRGMSANGAFTGFVDRYRATPMKAKIGALALILALITLFLPSPYVVETPGQTQDVLGKSGGTAVINISGVRTYSDKGSLLMTTVSAYGVPGYPVTNAQVLWSWFSKQSIVMPREAIFPEGQTVEEYESENTKQMTSSQDAATSQALKFLEAKGQDVSSAKVTIHVNDIGGPSAGLMYTLGTIDKLTERNETGGKTIAGTGTMNSKGQVGAIGGIRLKMIGAKRDGATWFLAPAANCTDVAGHVPDGLRDVKVSTLDDAYNALVAIGQGKAQNLPHC is encoded by the coding sequence ATGGCAGATCTGCACGTAAAAAGAGGAATGTCCGCCAATGGCGCATTCACAGGCTTTGTTGACCGATACAGGGCAACACCGATGAAAGCAAAAATCGGTGCTCTTGCGCTGATTCTCGCTCTCATTACGTTGTTCTTGCCCAGCCCGTATGTTGTAGAAACTCCAGGGCAGACCCAAGATGTTCTTGGCAAGTCTGGTGGGACTGCCGTAATCAACATTTCTGGAGTGCGCACATATAGCGATAAGGGTTCGTTACTGATGACAACAGTAAGTGCTTATGGTGTCCCAGGCTATCCAGTGACTAATGCACAGGTGCTGTGGAGTTGGTTCAGCAAACAAAGCATTGTGATGCCTCGTGAGGCGATTTTCCCTGAAGGGCAAACAGTTGAGGAGTACGAGAGCGAAAATACGAAGCAGATGACGTCTTCACAAGATGCCGCCACCTCTCAGGCTCTGAAGTTCCTTGAGGCAAAGGGGCAAGATGTTTCTTCAGCAAAAGTGACTATCCATGTCAACGATATTGGTGGGCCTTCAGCCGGTTTGATGTATACCTTGGGGACCATCGACAAACTCACTGAACGCAATGAGACTGGTGGAAAGACGATTGCTGGTACCGGAACGATGAATAGCAAAGGCCAGGTTGGAGCTATCGGCGGTATTCGCTTAAAGATGATTGGTGCGAAAAGAGACGGGGCTACTTGGTTCCTTGCACCTGCTGCAAACTGTACGGATGTTGCAGGCCATGTTCCTGACGGATTGAGAGACGTCAAAGTTTCCACACTTGACGACGCTTACAACGCTCTCGTTGCTATAGGCCAAGGCAAAGCCCAGAATCTCCCACATTGCTGA
- a CDS encoding DUF3107 domain-containing protein, whose amino-acid sequence MDIEIGIRNVTRTVSFSTEESAEDVAQKIEQALASDKALDLTDNRGRRFVVPAQALGYAIIGSDTSHPVGFGAL is encoded by the coding sequence ATGGATATTGAGATTGGCATCAGGAACGTCACCCGCACAGTGAGCTTCAGCACTGAAGAATCTGCTGAGGATGTAGCACAGAAAATCGAGCAGGCACTGGCTTCTGACAAGGCCCTAGATCTCACCGACAACCGAGGACGTCGATTCGTAGTCCCAGCACAGGCTCTAGGCTACGCAATCATCGGTTCCGATACCTCTCACCCAGTAGGTTTCGGCGCCCTATAA
- a CDS encoding vitamin K epoxide reductase family protein, which translates to MTDSQASSISKPQLEGWRHGSTWNYLVMLLASVAALVVSLALSAETLQLARHPSAKLGCDVNAVVSCSAVANSWQAEFIHFGSFSFPNAFFGIAAESVFITLAVLGLAKVQLPRWFAICTWWGGLAAALYAYWLFTQSMFVINALCPWCLGLLFATTLQFMSLSHATVTVQDLPSSDGKFATVRNGLNTYYRLGFDLMLDVVWIVAIVALIFITKGAAIF; encoded by the coding sequence ATGACCGACTCGCAGGCTTCCAGCATTAGCAAACCACAGCTTGAAGGGTGGCGACATGGCTCAACTTGGAACTATCTAGTGATGCTGTTGGCCTCGGTTGCAGCCCTAGTAGTTTCCTTAGCGCTATCTGCTGAAACATTACAGCTAGCGCGCCACCCATCGGCAAAATTAGGTTGCGATGTCAACGCAGTAGTTTCATGCTCAGCTGTTGCTAATTCATGGCAAGCAGAGTTCATTCACTTCGGCTCATTCAGTTTTCCAAACGCCTTCTTCGGTATAGCTGCCGAGTCAGTATTCATCACACTAGCTGTGCTTGGACTTGCTAAAGTACAGTTGCCGCGTTGGTTCGCTATTTGCACTTGGTGGGGAGGTCTAGCCGCAGCCCTGTACGCCTACTGGCTGTTCACGCAATCAATGTTTGTTATCAATGCCTTGTGCCCGTGGTGCCTTGGACTGCTATTTGCCACCACCTTGCAGTTTATGTCACTCAGCCATGCCACTGTGACTGTGCAAGATCTACCTTCCTCAGATGGTAAATTCGCCACCGTACGTAATGGGCTGAATACCTATTACCGTCTCGGTTTCGATCTGATGCTTGATGTGGTGTGGATTGTGGCGATTGTTGCACTGATATTCATCACCAAGGGTGCAGCCATATTCTAG
- a CDS encoding esterase-like activity of phytase family protein, which produces MSENTNPRRAPRWAVALTAAAVGLTTLNITAWTTNTAHAAETNTYQSATATAADACSSSVTMAGYTDALDNLSYNNERVGGLSSLAWDQQSNTYVSSLDNNGDTTARIWFLGNDMSKPSITRAPLILKQQDGTAYTGNHSDNEGLAVLPDGDYLVSSETEPSIRIFGRDGIQKSELSVPDRFRVHNDSTAISGEASNNLTLEGLTISPSGHQIVAAMEGTLSGDTSSSDTLSRRFLVYRDDQSGAQGQWKLSKQIAFKVADSAKGISEISALSDDSLLVLQRSFAKSTGNDVILSKVTGLSTSPDVSSVQNLSAAPTTDFLSSTTMANLTNCKTLGATAKSGATQKNPLMDNYEGMAITKESGDSAAVSIISDNNFGATQTTRVLNLNVDTANYESDSNQPDLVSLLSDFSNLWKASTPFVLSDVSTFGKGVVGNASVLKHNDDMTKAINNATAKGSTTSTPSAQQQRALVDSDYKLGETLPDSLGPVLGKYLSQGLADGSLPLFTKLFTQTNQTGYGVSTLGDYLSTSKAKNTFNHPRPYVDRTNGGYPAAGLDTTVGIEKVSAWTDSTGTKHDPSYDAMVTSGSFPSGHTTYATSGAVGLATLLPELAPEILARGSEAGNNRIVLGVHYPLDIIGGRIDGDAANVARWSDPTFVKDQLEPARQELVNYLTAQCKVNGLGSTLVQCISTTGANGSKGYSNSFVDLVSTQAVTDRASAIKAYQSRMTYGFTASGNQTTTLQKAVSTSVDQVPQGAENLLITAYPTLTSAQRRQVLAQTALPVSGNPLQSSSQGYYNMDLASAMSAKVSLDDKGNVVAVAAGQSAPSVVKASAGGTDKGNAGNNGNNSNIGSATSNDSKGKKPSANAATPKAKSAAKVHASTQDKGASSLAKTGADVAMFAAVAVLVLLAGGTLVLVRMHRKNS; this is translated from the coding sequence ATGTCAGAAAACACAAATCCTCGGCGTGCACCGCGCTGGGCTGTCGCACTAACCGCAGCGGCAGTTGGACTGACGACATTGAATATCACCGCTTGGACGACAAACACAGCCCATGCAGCTGAGACAAACACTTACCAGAGTGCTACCGCCACGGCAGCAGATGCTTGTTCATCAAGTGTGACAATGGCTGGATATACCGACGCATTGGATAATCTGAGTTATAACAATGAGCGGGTTGGTGGTCTTTCCTCATTGGCGTGGGATCAGCAGAGCAATACTTACGTATCGAGCCTAGATAATAATGGTGATACAACTGCTCGCATCTGGTTCCTGGGTAATGACATGAGTAAGCCATCCATTACGCGCGCTCCACTTATTCTCAAGCAGCAGGATGGTACTGCTTATACGGGGAACCATTCGGATAACGAGGGACTCGCAGTCTTGCCCGATGGAGACTATCTGGTCAGCTCCGAGACGGAGCCTTCAATTCGTATTTTCGGGCGCGATGGCATCCAAAAAAGTGAACTTTCGGTACCTGATCGCTTCCGCGTTCATAATGACAGCACCGCTATTAGTGGTGAGGCGAGTAATAATCTCACTCTAGAGGGTCTGACGATTTCACCTTCAGGGCATCAAATTGTGGCTGCTATGGAGGGGACTCTGTCAGGCGATACATCCTCAAGCGATACCTTGTCTCGTCGGTTCTTGGTGTATAGGGATGATCAGTCCGGTGCACAAGGTCAATGGAAACTAAGCAAGCAAATTGCATTCAAAGTTGCAGATAGTGCTAAAGGTATTTCAGAAATTTCTGCTCTCTCGGATGACAGTCTGTTGGTGTTGCAGCGATCATTTGCAAAATCCACAGGCAATGATGTGATTCTCTCAAAGGTGACTGGACTGAGTACATCACCTGATGTATCGAGCGTACAGAACCTTTCAGCTGCTCCGACTACTGACTTCCTGAGCTCGACAACTATGGCGAATCTCACCAATTGCAAGACTCTTGGGGCAACTGCCAAGTCTGGTGCTACTCAGAAGAACCCTCTGATGGACAACTATGAGGGTATGGCCATCACCAAAGAGAGTGGTGACTCTGCTGCAGTAAGTATCATCAGTGACAATAATTTCGGTGCCACACAGACCACGCGTGTCCTTAATCTCAACGTGGATACAGCGAATTATGAGTCTGACAGTAACCAACCTGATTTGGTGTCACTACTATCAGATTTCAGCAATCTATGGAAAGCTTCAACACCCTTCGTCTTAAGTGATGTAAGCACGTTTGGTAAGGGCGTGGTTGGTAATGCCTCAGTGCTTAAACATAATGACGACATGACCAAGGCTATCAATAACGCCACAGCTAAGGGCTCTACTACTTCAACTCCCTCGGCCCAACAGCAGCGCGCTTTGGTTGATTCCGATTACAAGCTCGGCGAGACACTTCCCGATTCCTTAGGGCCAGTGCTGGGCAAATACCTTTCTCAAGGTCTTGCTGATGGCAGCTTGCCACTATTTACTAAACTCTTTACGCAGACGAATCAGACTGGTTACGGCGTTTCTACTCTGGGCGATTATCTATCGACTTCCAAAGCCAAAAATACCTTCAACCATCCTCGTCCTTACGTGGATCGCACCAACGGTGGATATCCCGCAGCAGGGCTCGATACCACTGTTGGCATTGAAAAGGTATCTGCATGGACTGATTCCACAGGCACCAAGCACGATCCTTCTTATGATGCGATGGTGACCTCAGGTTCGTTCCCTTCTGGTCACACCACATATGCAACATCTGGTGCAGTTGGTTTGGCAACGTTACTTCCGGAATTGGCACCTGAAATTTTGGCTCGTGGTTCCGAGGCGGGTAATAACCGAATCGTTCTAGGAGTGCACTATCCGCTTGATATCATCGGCGGCAGAATTGATGGTGATGCCGCAAACGTTGCACGCTGGTCAGATCCTACATTCGTGAAGGATCAGCTTGAGCCAGCGCGTCAGGAATTGGTCAATTACTTGACGGCTCAGTGCAAGGTGAACGGTCTCGGCAGCACATTAGTGCAGTGCATTAGCACAACCGGTGCCAATGGTTCTAAGGGTTATAGCAATAGCTTCGTCGATCTAGTATCAACACAAGCGGTGACTGACCGAGCTTCGGCTATTAAGGCTTATCAAAGCCGTATGACCTATGGCTTTACTGCCAGCGGCAATCAGACCACGACACTGCAAAAGGCTGTGTCAACTTCTGTGGATCAGGTTCCACAGGGTGCTGAAAACCTATTGATCACAGCATATCCAACTCTGACGAGTGCTCAGCGCAGGCAAGTTCTTGCACAGACTGCCTTGCCTGTTTCTGGGAATCCTTTGCAGTCATCATCTCAAGGCTATTACAACATGGATCTCGCTTCGGCTATGAGTGCCAAGGTGAGCCTGGATGATAAGGGCAATGTGGTTGCTGTCGCAGCTGGACAGAGCGCACCCAGCGTGGTGAAAGCTTCTGCTGGTGGTACCGATAAGGGCAATGCTGGCAACAATGGTAATAACAGCAATATTGGTAGTGCTACTAGCAATGATTCCAAGGGCAAGAAGCCTAGTGCTAATGCTGCAACACCAAAGGCGAAGAGTGCCGCAAAAGTTCATGCTTCAACTCAAGACAAAGGTGCATCATCCCTCGCAAAAACAGGTGCTGATGTGGCAATGTTTGCAGCTGTTGCTGTGCTGGTGTTGTTAGCCGGTGGAACGTTGGTATTAGTAAGGATGCATCGTAAGAACAGCTAG
- a CDS encoding phosphotransferase, giving the protein MTHRSNLTLAALASATMPGIVVSGTRSSNQASAGDIDDGIDLAIIQDGPGRLYDVAASSTTEGKLRLQRRIKAASTLARAKEPGGLGFSMERVLAYEAGESADSPTGITAVAILAHCEGSSVALHSLDAQDCVAIGTAIGAIHRLRGTFLQEEAYPVFTTESIKQQLLSWIARLSKAGHIPQEIIRSWSNIVNTAGLWSFTTCPVHGGFDDGDFLFSDTSLTAIYNWQDMQINDPARDLAWMFAKLDEPRRNSLIAAYGRMMGSHLDPMIMLRANLWLQMEQVGEFISALDHADNDRILQFKAQVEHLAHQLVARQSAKQRYDDAAQQRHAPSTITVGTLLDDPSKVSDNQGPHLDGAPQHAQARQATTPQSSSHNTPEHEPQPAKLDSAPSAPIPSIPVPSTRSRSTSDRDEYDSNLNSSHTEHQTKPDDDSAISSATILVQALTPQPSDFATQGTSGSADDSVTYQEQERDEHSSSRHDNETSLPSDEAETTLIPHVDLRSAYQQSDKRPQSDTPSSDTHGLDADGEQSPSGE; this is encoded by the coding sequence GTGACTCATCGCAGCAATCTGACACTGGCAGCCCTAGCATCCGCAACGATGCCTGGAATAGTCGTATCCGGCACACGCTCATCGAATCAAGCGAGCGCGGGTGATATAGACGACGGCATCGATCTTGCTATCATTCAAGATGGCCCAGGCAGACTCTACGATGTGGCCGCCAGTAGCACCACTGAAGGCAAACTGCGTTTGCAACGACGCATTAAGGCAGCGAGCACCCTTGCCCGAGCGAAAGAACCCGGTGGTTTAGGATTCTCTATGGAACGAGTGCTGGCATACGAGGCAGGCGAGAGCGCCGATTCTCCTACTGGGATAACTGCTGTAGCGATTCTTGCACATTGCGAGGGAAGTTCGGTTGCCCTCCACTCCCTCGACGCTCAGGACTGCGTAGCCATTGGAACTGCCATAGGTGCTATACACCGTTTGCGAGGGACTTTCCTACAAGAAGAGGCGTACCCAGTATTCACCACGGAGAGCATTAAGCAGCAGCTATTATCGTGGATAGCTCGTCTCAGCAAAGCAGGGCACATACCTCAAGAAATTATTCGCAGCTGGTCAAATATTGTTAATACCGCGGGTCTATGGTCATTTACCACCTGCCCAGTTCACGGTGGCTTTGACGATGGGGATTTTCTGTTTTCAGATACGAGTTTGACAGCGATTTACAACTGGCAAGATATGCAGATTAATGATCCTGCGCGTGATTTGGCGTGGATGTTTGCCAAGCTCGATGAACCGCGTCGAAATTCCCTCATTGCTGCCTATGGAAGGATGATGGGTTCGCACTTAGATCCGATGATTATGCTTCGCGCAAATTTGTGGCTCCAAATGGAGCAAGTCGGAGAATTCATCAGTGCTCTGGACCACGCTGATAACGATCGGATTCTTCAATTCAAAGCTCAAGTTGAGCATTTAGCTCACCAGCTCGTCGCTCGCCAATCAGCAAAACAACGATATGACGACGCTGCACAACAGCGACATGCACCCTCAACAATTACTGTGGGTACGCTTCTTGACGATCCTTCTAAAGTCTCAGATAACCAAGGGCCACATCTTGATGGGGCGCCGCAGCACGCTCAAGCGCGTCAAGCCACAACGCCGCAATCCTCAAGTCATAACACGCCCGAGCATGAACCTCAGCCCGCTAAGCTCGATTCAGCTCCTAGTGCACCCATACCATCTATACCTGTTCCTTCTACTCGCTCGCGTTCAACTAGCGATAGGGATGAATATGATTCAAACCTGAATTCTTCGCATACGGAGCATCAAACAAAGCCAGATGATGATTCAGCGATCAGTTCCGCCACCATATTGGTGCAAGCACTTACTCCACAGCCTTCGGATTTCGCAACACAGGGCACTTCCGGATCAGCTGACGACAGTGTTACATATCAGGAACAGGAACGTGACGAACATAGCTCGTCACGGCACGACAATGAGACTAGTCTCCCCTCCGATGAAGCAGAAACCACGTTGATTCCTCATGTAGATCTTCGCTCCGCTTATCAGCAGTCAGACAAGCGCCCGCAGAGCGACACTCCTTCATCTGACACACATGGCTTGGACGCTGACGGCGAACAATCACCGTCGGGCGAATAA
- a CDS encoding PHP domain-containing protein, translating to MFHVAESPELSTGWDLHCHTVYSDGTCTPAQMVTLAKNSGLAGVAITDHDTTAGWADAAEAAHRNNFPVLRGTEITADDSNVSVHMLAYQYDPADSNIVALFERTRQARLKRAKVMVAAIAQDYPITWDDVMRQVKEGEKTTVGRPHIADALVAAGIYSNRSQAFAGLCSSRSPYYLPTPSPTTHEVVAAVRAAGGVSVIAHAGDKKRNRTLLSDRQIEMLIGEGLNGLEVWHRDNSEEQRERLLRIAQQHHLLVTGGSDWHGAGKPNKLGEHTTDQQTVDQILDMGAITLADGQQ from the coding sequence ATGTTTCATGTCGCAGAAAGCCCAGAGCTAAGCACAGGTTGGGATTTGCATTGCCATACCGTATATTCCGATGGGACTTGCACTCCTGCTCAGATGGTGACTCTTGCCAAGAATTCAGGATTGGCCGGAGTTGCGATAACAGATCATGACACGACCGCCGGATGGGCTGATGCCGCTGAAGCAGCGCATCGAAACAATTTTCCAGTACTGCGGGGCACAGAGATTACTGCAGATGACAGTAATGTCTCAGTGCACATGCTGGCATATCAATATGATCCTGCAGACTCCAATATTGTGGCTTTGTTTGAGCGCACGCGTCAGGCACGTTTGAAACGTGCAAAGGTCATGGTTGCTGCGATTGCCCAAGATTATCCGATCACATGGGATGATGTGATGAGACAGGTTAAAGAGGGGGAGAAAACCACGGTTGGACGTCCTCATATTGCTGATGCTTTAGTGGCCGCAGGTATTTATAGTAATCGTTCACAGGCCTTTGCTGGATTGTGCTCGTCCAGAAGCCCCTACTACTTACCAACACCTTCACCCACAACTCATGAGGTAGTCGCGGCTGTGCGTGCTGCTGGTGGGGTCAGCGTTATCGCTCATGCAGGAGATAAGAAACGCAACAGAACACTGCTGAGTGACAGACAAATTGAGATGCTCATTGGTGAGGGACTTAATGGCCTAGAAGTGTGGCACAGAGATAACAGTGAAGAACAGCGTGAACGACTGTTACGTATCGCGCAGCAGCATCATCTCTTGGTTACCGGCGGATCCGACTGGCACGGCGCTGGAAAGCCCAACAAGCTTGGTGAGCACACCACAGACCAGCAAACTGTAGATCAAATACTCGATATGGGTGCCATCACGCTTGCTGATGGGCAACAATAA
- a CDS encoding DUF3052 family protein translates to MLGAVADTTTQKAEEFGFHPGGIIQEWMWDDDVDDDIRARIEKCTGEELVDEDYDSPIDGTIIWWRDGDDEDDLADTIVDANTVLGDDGPLWIMTPKPGRPGSPSASTIQNAAKTAGMNAAMPLRISADWNGVRLSAFGKGR, encoded by the coding sequence ATGCTTGGGGCTGTGGCTGATACGACGACCCAGAAAGCGGAAGAATTCGGATTCCATCCCGGTGGCATTATCCAGGAATGGATGTGGGACGACGATGTGGATGATGACATTCGCGCTCGAATAGAGAAATGCACAGGCGAAGAGCTCGTTGATGAAGATTACGACTCTCCGATAGACGGAACTATCATCTGGTGGCGTGATGGAGATGATGAAGACGACCTAGCAGACACCATTGTGGATGCTAATACGGTTTTGGGGGATGACGGTCCCTTGTGGATTATGACTCCTAAACCGGGACGTCCTGGATCTCCAAGTGCTAGCACGATTCAAAATGCGGCGAAAACTGCAGGAATGAATGCAGCAATGCCCTTGAGGATTAGTGCTGATTGGAATGGCGTGCGCTTGAGTGCTTTTGGCAAAGGTCGCTGA